The Thermoclostridium stercorarium subsp. stercorarium DSM 8532 genome contains a region encoding:
- a CDS encoding type II/IV secretion system protein, with product MSVTVKIDGYDNITVEKSKLLRFLAETEGYEFLDLSEYTIPDKSIPYLIGEKLSRKFEMLALEKRDNTLLLAMKDPKNIFAIDSASLITSLDIKPVMVDPDLLRDLIDKVFTVQEPEIKETSPVQPEEKIEKKEQESSENKATIYKQKLGSILLSQGLVDNEQLRKALEIQKETGEMLGSILVREGFITKEQLYQALEEQLGVQYTDLKDVEIQEEIVKLVDKKLAKSYNLIPLKVEGESLYVAMSDPANIYAIDDVRLATGYEVIPLLADGDIINEKIEVYYKEEEKIEEPAEEEETEVIDIESELEKVKEEIEIEVKKEEQIEKTIDISDVENAPIVRLVNMIFKSAVDKGASDIHIEAYEDCVMIRFRIDGKLTEFMRQDKKIQQILIARIKIISGLNIAEKRVPQDGRVALKINNKNYDFRVSTLPTVFGEKVVIRILDKEGFNRTKDELGMFDDDIEKFDSILSHPHGIVLVTGPTGSGKSTTLYTALRELSKPTVNILTVEDPVEATIRGINQVQVNVKAGMTFASALRAFLRQDPDIIMVGEIRDRETAEIAIRAAITGHLVLSTLHTNDSVSSITRLMDMGIEPFLIASSLVGVLAQRLVRRLCNACKEEYVAKPHEMKILNVNEETKLYKPVGCPECNGTGYKGRIAAYEILTINSEMRDLISRRATNEELMHVALKNGMRTLKDSCARLVLSGVTSLEEMLSVVSIND from the coding sequence ATGTCTGTAACTGTAAAAATTGATGGTTACGACAACATAACAGTAGAAAAAAGTAAACTGCTCAGGTTTTTGGCTGAGACGGAAGGTTATGAATTTCTCGATCTTTCGGAATACACCATACCTGATAAAAGTATTCCGTACCTGATTGGGGAAAAACTGTCGAGAAAATTCGAAATGCTTGCCCTTGAAAAGAGAGACAATACATTACTCCTGGCGATGAAAGATCCCAAAAACATTTTCGCCATCGACAGTGCGTCTTTGATAACCAGCCTTGACATAAAACCTGTGATGGTTGATCCCGACCTTCTGAGGGATTTAATTGACAAAGTTTTTACGGTACAGGAACCAGAAATAAAGGAAACCAGCCCGGTTCAACCGGAAGAAAAAATAGAGAAAAAGGAACAGGAAAGTTCCGAAAACAAAGCAACAATCTATAAGCAAAAACTGGGAAGTATTCTTCTTTCCCAGGGATTGGTTGACAACGAACAGCTGAGAAAAGCTCTTGAAATTCAGAAAGAAACAGGAGAAATGCTGGGTTCAATATTGGTCCGGGAAGGCTTTATAACAAAGGAACAGTTATACCAGGCACTGGAAGAACAGCTTGGGGTTCAGTACACAGATCTTAAAGATGTGGAGATTCAGGAAGAAATTGTAAAGCTGGTTGATAAAAAACTTGCAAAATCGTATAACCTTATACCGCTGAAGGTAGAGGGTGAATCCCTCTACGTGGCGATGAGCGACCCGGCCAATATATATGCTATAGATGATGTAAGGCTTGCAACGGGCTATGAAGTAATACCTCTTCTTGCTGACGGCGACATTATTAATGAAAAGATTGAGGTTTACTATAAAGAGGAAGAGAAAATTGAAGAGCCTGCGGAAGAAGAGGAAACAGAAGTAATTGATATTGAAAGCGAACTTGAGAAGGTAAAAGAAGAAATAGAAATAGAGGTAAAGAAAGAGGAACAGATTGAAAAAACAATAGATATAAGCGACGTTGAAAACGCTCCGATAGTACGGCTTGTAAATATGATCTTCAAAAGCGCCGTTGACAAAGGAGCCAGCGACATTCATATCGAAGCATATGAAGACTGTGTAATGATACGTTTCAGAATCGACGGAAAACTTACCGAGTTTATGAGACAGGACAAAAAAATCCAGCAGATACTGATAGCACGCATAAAGATAATAAGCGGACTTAACATTGCCGAAAAGAGGGTTCCCCAGGATGGAAGAGTTGCATTGAAAATTAATAACAAGAACTATGATTTCCGTGTGTCGACACTTCCTACCGTTTTCGGTGAAAAAGTCGTTATCCGTATCCTCGATAAGGAAGGGTTCAACAGAACAAAGGACGAACTGGGAATGTTTGATGACGACATAGAGAAATTTGACAGTATTCTTTCCCATCCCCATGGGATAGTGCTTGTTACGGGTCCGACGGGAAGCGGTAAGTCCACCACTTTGTATACTGCGTTGAGAGAGTTAAGCAAGCCAACCGTCAACATTCTGACCGTTGAGGATCCGGTGGAAGCCACAATCAGGGGCATAAACCAGGTTCAGGTGAATGTTAAGGCGGGGATGACCTTTGCAAGTGCGCTTCGCGCTTTCTTAAGACAGGACCCGGACATTATCATGGTGGGAGAGATACGCGACAGGGAGACTGCAGAAATAGCAATACGCGCAGCTATTACAGGTCACCTGGTATTAAGCACGCTCCACACCAACGATTCGGTAAGTTCCATAACAAGGCTTATGGATATGGGTATCGAACCGTTCCTTATAGCTTCATCCCTTGTCGGAGTTCTGGCCCAAAGGCTTGTAAGAAGGCTGTGTAATGCCTGCAAGGAGGAATACGTAGCCAAACCTCACGAAATGAAAATACTGAATGTAAATGAGGAAACAAAGCTGTACAAGCCTGTAGGATGTCCGGAATGCAACGGCACGGGATACAAGGGGCGAATTGCGGCTTACGAAATTCTGACGATAAATTCTGAAATGCGGGATTTGATTTCGCGCCGCGCCACCAACGAAGAATTGATGCATGTGGCATTAAAAAACGGAATGCGGACACTTAAAGACAGCTGTGCCCGCCTCGTTTTATCAGGAGTTACGTCGCTTGAAGAAATGTTAAGCGTAGTTTCAATAAATGATTAG
- a CDS encoding type IV pilus twitching motility protein PilT, whose product MNINEYLQKAVEMDASDLHICAGLPVVIRKHGSLFFVDDHILTGEDCLSLVKQLLNDSQFAFLEEEGEIDFAYMLSGVGRFRVNAFRQRGTYAIAIRVIPSRVPKISELGLPNILYSLAERQRGLVLITGPTGSGKSTTLAAMIDHINSTKRCHIVTIEDPIEYLHKHNKSVINQREIGSDTKSYSNALRAVLREDPDVILIGEMRDLETISIALTAAETGHLVLSTLHTLGAAKTVDRIIDVFPPHQQGQVRSQLSTVLQGIVSQQLIKKADNAGRVVATEVMIVTPAIANMIRESRTYQINSSIHTGGEYGMHSMDACIASLYKRGLITYENACQYAMDPVAMKKLIALE is encoded by the coding sequence ATGAATATCAACGAATACTTGCAAAAAGCCGTAGAGATGGATGCTTCAGACCTTCATATTTGTGCAGGTTTACCGGTGGTCATAAGAAAACACGGCTCGCTGTTTTTTGTCGATGACCACATACTTACAGGAGAAGATTGCCTGAGTTTGGTGAAGCAGTTGTTGAACGACTCGCAGTTCGCGTTTCTTGAAGAAGAAGGAGAAATTGACTTTGCTTATATGCTCTCCGGTGTCGGAAGATTCAGGGTCAATGCTTTCAGGCAAAGAGGAACTTATGCCATAGCCATAAGGGTTATTCCGTCGAGAGTACCGAAAATCAGTGAATTGGGGCTTCCGAATATCCTTTATTCACTGGCGGAAAGGCAGAGAGGCCTTGTCCTTATAACAGGGCCTACCGGAAGCGGTAAATCCACAACCCTTGCCGCAATGATAGATCATATTAACAGTACAAAAAGATGCCACATTGTAACCATTGAAGATCCTATCGAATATTTGCATAAACACAACAAAAGCGTGATAAATCAGCGTGAAATAGGCTCGGATACTAAAAGTTACAGCAACGCATTGAGAGCAGTGTTAAGAGAAGATCCCGACGTTATTCTGATTGGTGAGATGAGAGATTTGGAGACAATTTCCATTGCGTTAACCGCTGCTGAAACGGGACATCTGGTTCTGTCAACACTGCATACATTGGGAGCGGCCAAGACTGTTGACAGAATTATAGACGTATTCCCTCCGCATCAGCAAGGGCAGGTACGCAGCCAGCTGTCGACGGTGCTACAGGGGATTGTTTCGCAGCAGTTGATAAAGAAAGCTGATAATGCGGGAAGAGTGGTCGCTACAGAGGTCATGATAGTAACTCCTGCGATAGCAAACATGATAAGGGAGTCGAGGACGTATCAGATCAACAGCAGCATTCATACGGGCGGAGAATACGGCATGCATTCCATGGATGCGTGCATAGCTTCTTTATATAAACGCGGTTTGATTACTTATGAAAATGCATGCCAGTATGCCATGGACCCTGTGGCAATGAAAAAGTTAATAGCGCTGGAATAA